In Streptomyces sp. NBC_00091, the following proteins share a genomic window:
- a CDS encoding PTS transporter subunit EIIC: MSDHTSSDKNRATAAAILPLVGGPDNIGSIAHCMTRLRIGLHDRSLVRDEALKAVPGVLGVVEDDTYQIVLGPGAVARVTPEFEALVEEGRAAARTAVTADGLAARGAALKEAQKTRNSTPFKLFLRRIANIFVPLIPALIGCGVIAGLNGLLTNLGWLPAVVPALAAIASGFMSLIAVFVGYNTAKEFGGTPVLGGAVAAIIVFPGVSRIDAFGEHLSPGQGGVLGALAAALLAVQVERWCRKWVPGTLDVLVTPTLTVLVAGLVTLFGLMFLAGEVSTAIGSFANALLATGGAVAGLILGGLFLPLVMLGLHQALIPIHTTLIEQSGYTVLLPILAMAGAGQVGAALAVYCRLPRNGSIRTTIKSALPAGFLGVGEPLIYGVSLPLGRPFITACVGGAAGGAFVGLFNQLGVAFGSTAIGPSGWALFPLLDGKAGMGLTIGIYGGGLAVGYLTGFAATYFFGFTKLLCTSLNREEGDEELTAESTADTPSTASPATEEVAVPVR; encoded by the coding sequence ATGTCCGACCACACGTCCTCTGACAAGAACCGCGCCACAGCCGCCGCGATCCTCCCCCTGGTCGGCGGCCCGGACAACATCGGCTCCATCGCGCACTGCATGACCCGCCTGCGGATCGGCCTGCACGACCGCTCCCTGGTGCGGGACGAGGCCCTGAAGGCGGTCCCGGGGGTCCTGGGGGTGGTCGAGGACGACACGTACCAGATCGTGCTGGGCCCGGGCGCCGTCGCCCGCGTCACGCCCGAGTTCGAGGCGCTGGTCGAGGAGGGCCGCGCGGCCGCGCGGACGGCGGTCACCGCCGACGGCCTCGCCGCGCGGGGCGCCGCGCTGAAGGAGGCGCAGAAGACGCGGAACTCCACCCCCTTCAAGCTGTTCCTGCGCCGCATCGCGAACATCTTCGTCCCGCTGATCCCCGCCCTCATCGGCTGCGGGGTCATCGCGGGCCTGAACGGCCTGCTCACCAACCTCGGCTGGCTCCCGGCCGTGGTCCCCGCCCTCGCGGCGATCGCCTCCGGCTTCATGTCCCTGATCGCGGTCTTCGTCGGCTACAACACCGCCAAGGAGTTCGGCGGCACCCCGGTCCTCGGCGGGGCGGTCGCCGCGATCATCGTCTTCCCGGGGGTCTCCCGGATCGACGCCTTCGGCGAGCACCTCTCCCCCGGCCAGGGCGGGGTCCTCGGCGCGCTCGCCGCGGCCCTCCTCGCCGTCCAGGTGGAGAGGTGGTGCCGCAAGTGGGTCCCCGGGACCCTGGACGTGCTGGTCACCCCGACCCTCACGGTCCTCGTCGCCGGCCTGGTCACCCTCTTCGGCCTGATGTTCCTCGCCGGTGAGGTCTCCACCGCCATCGGCAGCTTCGCCAACGCGCTCCTGGCCACCGGCGGCGCCGTCGCCGGGCTGATCCTCGGCGGGCTCTTCCTGCCCCTGGTGATGCTCGGCCTGCACCAGGCCCTGATCCCCATCCACACCACCCTCATCGAGCAGTCCGGCTACACGGTCCTGCTGCCCATCCTCGCCATGGCGGGCGCGGGCCAGGTCGGCGCGGCCCTCGCCGTCTACTGCCGCCTCCCGCGCAACGGCTCGATCCGCACCACCATCAAGTCCGCGCTCCCGGCCGGCTTCCTGGGCGTGGGCGAGCCCCTGATCTACGGCGTCTCCCTCCCCCTGGGCCGTCCCTTCATCACCGCCTGCGTCGGCGGGGCGGCCGGCGGGGCCTTCGTGGGCCTGTTCAACCAGCTGGGCGTGGCCTTCGGTTCCACCGCCATCGGCCCCTCGGGCTGGGCGCTGTTCCCGCTGCTGGACGGGAAGGCGGGCATGGGCCTGACCATCGGCATCTACGGGGGCGGCCTCGCGGTGGGCTACCTGACCGGCTTCGCCGCGACGTACTTCTTCGGCTTCACGAAGCTTCTCTGCACTTCACTCAATCGGGAGGAGGGCGACGAGGAGCTGACGGCGGAAAGCACCGCCGACACCCCGAGTACCGCCTCGCCTGCCACCGAGGAAGTAGCCGTACCTGTCCGCTGA
- a CDS encoding SMI1/KNR4 family protein, translating to MALHEAYALFGRRSDLVAQHNPLLPPDELLLDPSGQLLVFRSENQGCAGWCVSLDQLSADDPPVVFFSDYLPDLVWEPFMPSLSLACAETILSETVMGRRYGPTGRDCVATPEVLSGVEDQFEPVGLPGYPAWHSPGEPPIRWFSAAGKLLCLEPGNSGQDLVVVGRTEGDLLEVLQAIPGEWSDPADTAGRAEPEEQHDLVLPF from the coding sequence GTGGCTCTTCACGAGGCCTACGCGCTCTTCGGCCGCCGCAGCGATCTCGTTGCGCAGCACAACCCCTTGCTCCCTCCAGACGAACTGCTCCTCGATCCGTCCGGACAGCTGCTGGTATTCCGAAGCGAGAATCAGGGTTGCGCCGGATGGTGTGTCTCCCTTGACCAGCTATCGGCCGACGACCCGCCGGTGGTCTTCTTCTCGGACTACTTGCCCGACCTGGTGTGGGAGCCGTTCATGCCGAGCCTGTCTCTCGCCTGTGCGGAGACGATCCTCAGCGAAACGGTGATGGGTAGGCGCTACGGCCCGACCGGACGAGACTGCGTGGCCACACCCGAGGTCCTTTCCGGCGTTGAAGACCAATTCGAACCGGTCGGGCTGCCGGGGTACCCGGCCTGGCACTCTCCTGGAGAACCTCCGATCCGGTGGTTCTCCGCAGCGGGCAAGTTGCTGTGTCTGGAGCCCGGAAACTCGGGACAGGATCTGGTCGTCGTCGGCAGGACAGAGGGCGACCTGCTGGAGGTACTGCAGGCGATCCCCGGTGAGTGGTCTGATCCGGCGGACACGGCCGGCAGAGCGGAACCGGAGGAGCAGCACGACCTGGTTCTGCCGTTCTGA
- a CDS encoding transposase, translating to MVALTKPGEAGRARYTFRLRVSSTALAGLLSEWDRGRWVWNQCVAESRAARKAGEECGAARLDRMLTGWRCEHTWLREGARVPQQQAVQDFAKSRAKSLKDIKDRLPMRRRAGMPGFKQKGVARPSLNYTRRNFRLKGGRLHLAGGIVLTVVWSRELPSEPSSVRVYRDELGHWYASFAVQAEVQPLPPTGAVIGVDWGVKETATTTSDGHDLPHPEHGRKAAGKLARYQRMMARRKPKRGQAASKGYRRAKRQAGKEHKKIARQRQDTARKWAKQVVRDFDQLAVEDFRPKFLAKSTMARKASDAAISATKHELINMARKHGRVLHLVDPAHTTMDCGRCGARTKHALPLSERTYTCTACGAVFPRDKNSARVMLVRAGLNPAGADRGRPDGPPVRRAA from the coding sequence ATGGTGGCATTGACGAAGCCCGGAGAAGCCGGGCGCGCCCGGTACACCTTCCGGCTTCGTGTGTCGTCCACTGCGTTGGCGGGTCTGCTGTCGGAATGGGACCGGGGCCGGTGGGTGTGGAATCAGTGCGTTGCCGAATCCCGGGCGGCGCGCAAGGCCGGGGAGGAGTGTGGCGCGGCCCGGCTGGACAGGATGCTGACTGGCTGGCGCTGCGAGCACACGTGGCTGCGCGAGGGCGCCAGGGTGCCGCAGCAGCAGGCCGTCCAGGACTTCGCGAAGTCCCGTGCCAAGAGCTTGAAGGACATCAAGGATCGACTGCCGATGCGGCGGCGGGCCGGGATGCCCGGCTTCAAGCAGAAGGGCGTGGCCCGCCCGTCGCTGAATTACACGCGCCGAAATTTCCGGTTGAAGGGCGGCCGCCTGCACCTGGCGGGTGGCATCGTTCTGACGGTGGTGTGGTCGCGTGAGCTGCCCTCCGAGCCGTCCAGTGTCCGTGTCTACCGCGACGAGCTCGGGCACTGGTACGCCTCCTTCGCAGTCCAGGCGGAGGTGCAGCCGCTCCCCCCGACTGGGGCGGTGATCGGTGTCGACTGGGGCGTGAAGGAGACCGCGACCACAACCAGCGACGGACACGATCTCCCGCATCCTGAGCACGGCAGGAAGGCGGCCGGAAAGCTGGCCCGCTACCAGCGGATGATGGCCCGCCGGAAGCCCAAACGTGGCCAGGCCGCCTCGAAGGGCTACCGGAGGGCGAAAAGGCAGGCCGGGAAGGAGCACAAGAAGATCGCCCGGCAGCGCCAGGACACCGCCCGCAAGTGGGCCAAGCAGGTCGTGAGGGACTTCGACCAGCTCGCCGTGGAGGACTTCCGGCCGAAGTTCCTGGCGAAGTCGACCATGGCGCGCAAGGCGTCCGACGCTGCCATCTCCGCCACCAAGCATGAGCTGATCAACATGGCACGCAAGCACGGCCGGGTCCTCCACCTTGTGGATCCGGCACACACGACCATGGACTGCGGACGGTGCGGAGCGAGAACCAAGCACGCACTCCCGCTGTCGGAACGTACCTACACCTGCACCGCGTGCGGAGCCGTCTTCCCCAGGGACAAGAACTCCGCACGTGTGATGTTGGTCCGGGCTGGTCTCAACCCGGCTGGCGCTGATCGCGGAAGACCAGACGGACCGCCGGTCCGCCGGGCAGCGTGA
- the murQ gene encoding N-acetylmuramic acid 6-phosphate etherase translates to MTAYAALRAQLDTLTTEAFRPELAGIDRLSTLEIARVMNAEDATVPAAVAAQLEPIAAAVDAIAERMARGGRLVYAGAGTAGRLGVLDASECPPTFNTDPAQVVGLIAGGPEAMVRAVEGAEDSRELAAADLTALALTADDTVIGVSASGRTPYAVGAVEFARTRGALTVGLSCNAGSALAAAAEHGIEVVVGPELLTGSTRLKAGTAQKLVLNLVSTVTMIRLGKTYGNLMVDVRASNEKLRARSRRIVALATGAGDTEIEAALTATGGEVKDAVLVILGGVDGPEAARLLAGSRGHLRAALEQTR, encoded by the coding sequence ATGACTGCGTACGCCGCCCTCCGCGCCCAGCTCGACACCCTGACCACCGAGGCCTTCCGCCCCGAGCTGGCCGGGATCGACCGGCTCTCCACCCTCGAGATCGCCCGCGTCATGAACGCCGAGGACGCCACCGTCCCCGCCGCCGTCGCCGCGCAGCTGGAGCCGATCGCCGCCGCCGTCGACGCCATCGCCGAGCGGATGGCCCGCGGCGGCCGGCTGGTCTACGCGGGCGCGGGCACCGCCGGACGCCTCGGGGTGCTGGACGCCAGCGAGTGCCCGCCCACCTTCAACACCGACCCGGCGCAGGTCGTCGGCCTGATCGCGGGCGGGCCCGAGGCCATGGTCAGGGCCGTCGAGGGCGCCGAGGACTCCCGGGAGCTGGCCGCCGCCGACCTCACCGCGCTCGCCCTGACCGCCGACGACACCGTGATCGGCGTGTCCGCCTCCGGCCGCACCCCGTACGCGGTCGGCGCGGTCGAGTTCGCCCGTACGCGCGGCGCGCTCACCGTCGGCCTGTCCTGCAACGCCGGCTCCGCCCTCGCCGCGGCCGCCGAGCACGGCATCGAGGTGGTCGTCGGCCCCGAACTCCTCACCGGCTCCACCCGCCTGAAGGCCGGCACCGCGCAGAAGCTCGTACTGAACCTCGTCTCGACCGTCACGATGATCCGCCTCGGCAAGACGTACGGGAACCTCATGGTCGACGTACGCGCCTCCAACGAGAAGCTGCGCGCCCGCTCCCGCCGCATCGTCGCGCTGGCCACCGGCGCCGGCGACACGGAGATCGAGGCCGCGCTCACCGCCACCGGCGGCGAGGTGAAGGACGCCGTTCTCGTGATCCTCGGCGGCGTCGACGGCCCCGAGGCCGCCCGCCTGCTCGCCGGCTCCCGGGGCCACCTCCGCGCGGCCCTCGAACAGACCCGGTAG
- a CDS encoding site-specific integrase, translating to MTLLLAHLETLPGETWQQRWEVSGFDGENAPSVNILAREGFQYDGFDLITAAKMAFCLRVIQPSVSGFRANKFTRYAEPFREIQNDPLLNRFFEVVDGHPTMGHVHKSRAKFDLTCALTTQGIALEHLTPAALLHYSLESKRLGLTHGANKNRNCFAALGAWQMLHAMGHFPAETPPTLRTFVYRGQRTIEELVDRYAIENLSVRQLLIDYLSRRRAETDYITIEGLTRNLAKHFWAKIEELSPGHPDLALGQDLYDQWRAELQTCTTGGGQELRKRLDPESILLAVRGLYVDLHSWAVEEPERWAQWVVPCPIRPQDVKGFGKRRRDINRRMADRVRVRQPLLPALVAHVEARHEFYASLLDAARPIALGEEFVHQGRRYRRRDSQYDRRMAVAEAEPAVRITDEGSGERINVTVAEESAFWEWAAVEVLRHSGVRVEELCELTHLSIRQYQRPNGEVIALLVVAPSKSERERVIPMSAELFHAVAQILRRHTRNGRTVPLVTRYDPHERTWSERMPFLMQRNLGTAIGVMSGATVLAMLGRSCKELAETNPGFEDLTFTPHDFRRLFATEVVNGGLPIHIGAALLGHLNLQTTQGYVAVFAEDVVGHYQAFLNHRRSLRPEVEYGEVSPQEWNEFEEHFDKRKVELGNCARPYGTPCQHEHACIRCPMLQINPKMLPRLAELEKDLLLRRKKAEEEQWLGEIDGIDLTLTFLRTKQAEAARLTHRPVVELGLPRPRRERPEAEA from the coding sequence GCTTGCCCACTTGGAGACGCTGCCAGGGGAGACCTGGCAGCAGCGGTGGGAGGTGAGCGGCTTCGACGGCGAGAACGCACCCTCGGTCAACATCCTCGCGCGTGAGGGCTTTCAGTACGACGGCTTCGACCTGATCACAGCCGCCAAGATGGCCTTCTGCCTTCGGGTGATCCAGCCGTCTGTGTCCGGCTTCCGCGCCAACAAGTTCACGCGGTACGCCGAGCCCTTCCGGGAGATCCAGAACGACCCACTCCTGAACCGGTTCTTCGAGGTCGTTGACGGACACCCCACGATGGGACACGTCCACAAGTCACGTGCGAAGTTCGATCTCACCTGCGCGCTGACGACTCAGGGCATCGCACTCGAACATCTGACGCCTGCGGCGCTGCTGCACTACTCACTGGAGTCGAAGCGTCTCGGGCTGACCCACGGGGCCAACAAGAACCGCAACTGTTTCGCTGCCCTCGGTGCCTGGCAGATGCTCCACGCAATGGGGCACTTCCCGGCTGAGACGCCACCGACGCTCAGGACGTTCGTGTACCGCGGTCAGCGGACGATCGAGGAACTGGTGGACCGCTACGCGATCGAAAACCTCTCCGTCCGACAGCTGTTGATCGACTACCTGAGCCGCAGGCGGGCGGAGACGGACTACATCACTATCGAGGGCCTTACCCGGAACCTGGCCAAGCACTTCTGGGCCAAGATTGAGGAGCTCAGCCCAGGACACCCTGACCTGGCCCTCGGCCAAGACCTCTACGACCAGTGGCGAGCCGAGCTCCAGACGTGCACCACTGGTGGCGGCCAGGAGCTCCGGAAGCGCCTGGACCCGGAATCCATCCTCCTTGCCGTTCGCGGCCTCTACGTCGACCTCCATAGCTGGGCCGTCGAAGAGCCGGAGCGGTGGGCGCAGTGGGTCGTTCCGTGTCCCATCCGTCCACAGGATGTGAAGGGGTTCGGGAAGCGCAGGCGGGACATCAACCGGCGAATGGCGGACCGGGTCCGTGTCCGGCAGCCGCTCCTGCCCGCACTGGTGGCCCACGTCGAAGCACGCCACGAGTTCTACGCCAGTCTGTTGGATGCCGCTCGTCCGATCGCGCTCGGTGAGGAGTTCGTCCATCAAGGACGCCGTTACCGGCGGCGGGACTCCCAGTACGACCGGCGTATGGCTGTGGCGGAGGCGGAGCCGGCGGTGCGGATCACGGACGAAGGATCGGGCGAGCGGATCAACGTGACCGTTGCCGAGGAATCCGCTTTCTGGGAGTGGGCAGCGGTCGAGGTACTACGGCACAGTGGTGTCCGGGTCGAGGAACTCTGCGAACTCACGCACCTGAGCATCCGCCAGTACCAACGGCCTAACGGCGAGGTCATCGCCCTGTTGGTGGTCGCGCCGTCGAAGAGCGAGCGCGAGCGAGTGATTCCGATGTCGGCCGAGTTGTTCCACGCTGTCGCGCAGATCCTTCGCCGTCATACGCGCAACGGCAGGACCGTTCCCCTGGTGACCCGGTACGACCCGCATGAACGGACGTGGTCGGAACGGATGCCTTTCCTCATGCAGCGGAACCTCGGGACTGCGATCGGTGTCATGTCTGGCGCAACGGTGCTGGCCATGCTTGGCCGCAGCTGCAAAGAGCTGGCCGAGACCAACCCCGGATTTGAGGATCTGACGTTCACCCCGCATGACTTCCGTCGGCTGTTCGCCACCGAGGTTGTCAACGGTGGTCTGCCGATCCACATCGGAGCTGCCCTGCTTGGTCACCTGAATCTGCAGACGACGCAGGGATACGTCGCAGTATTCGCCGAGGATGTGGTCGGCCACTACCAGGCCTTCCTCAACCACCGGCGGTCTCTGAGGCCCGAGGTGGAATACGGCGAGGTCAGCCCACAGGAATGGAACGAGTTCGAGGAGCACTTCGACAAGCGCAAGGTGGAGCTGGGCAACTGCGCGCGGCCCTACGGGACGCCATGCCAGCACGAGCATGCCTGCATCCGCTGCCCCATGCTCCAGATCAACCCCAAGATGCTGCCTAGGCTCGCGGAGCTGGAGAAGGACCTTCTCCTCCGCCGCAAGAAGGCCGAGGAGGAGCAGTGGCTCGGCGAGATCGACGGCATCGATCTGACTCTGACCTTCCTCCGGACGAAACAGGCTGAGGCTGCTCGACTCACTCACCGTCCGGTGGTGGAGTTGGGCCTTCCTCGCCCCCGTCGTGAGCGTCCTGAGGCCGAGGCATAG
- a CDS encoding DUF4031 domain-containing protein, with protein sequence MTVYIDPPVWPGHGRLWSHLVSDVSYEELHAFAAGIGCPPRAFERDHYDLPEHRYADAVGAGAVEIGSKELVRRLTAAGLRRPKNRPPVV encoded by the coding sequence GTGACGGTGTACATCGACCCGCCGGTCTGGCCGGGGCACGGCCGCCTGTGGTCGCACCTGGTCAGCGACGTCTCGTACGAGGAGCTGCACGCCTTCGCGGCGGGCATCGGCTGCCCGCCGCGAGCCTTCGAGCGGGACCACTACGACCTGCCCGAGCACCGCTACGCGGACGCGGTCGGGGCGGGCGCGGTGGAGATCGGCAGCAAGGAACTGGTCCGCCGCCTCACCGCGGCCGGCCTGAGACGGCCGAAAAACCGCCCGCCTGTGGTCTGA